A single genomic interval of Malania oleifera isolate guangnan ecotype guangnan chromosome 13, ASM2987363v1, whole genome shotgun sequence harbors:
- the LOC131145795 gene encoding uncharacterized protein LOC131145795, with protein MSRFRGSCYLNDLLMAFVLFFLLSLLGTTSSELAAGLGDIMDDPAASVSSELMDGREEWVEMAGYGEEKLSTVLVTGSLLCQRRFHLHRRHHQPHHLHHHLPQPLSGVLVGVTCNNKGENEESTLAQGVTDEYGHFIIDLPSQYHGVPDLDKTCSIKVLKLPKNLFCRPMAVRRSNKLKLSSIWNGIRTYTTGEIMFQHSTSKNSQAWTKKRSNQQKRTTLKASQA; from the exons TCTCTCTCCTCGGGACGACGTCGTCGGAGCTGGCTGCAGGCCTAGGGGATATCATGGACGACCCAGCTGCATCGGTGTCGTCGGAACTGATGGACGGCCGAGAAGAGTGGGTGGAGATGGCAGGCTATGGAGAGGAGAAGCTTTCCACCGTCTTGGTCACTGGTTCACTTCTCTGTCAGCGTCGCTTTCATCTTCATCGTCGTCATCATCAACCTCATCaccttcatcatcatcttccacAGCCCCTTTCAG GTGTATTGGTGGGTGTAACATGCAATAACAAGGGAGAAAATGAGGAATCAACTTTAGCACAAGGAGTCACTGATGAATATGGACACTTCATCATTGATCTCCCCTCCCAATATCATGGGGTTCCAGATCTAGACAAAACGTGCTCAATTAAGGTTCTTAAGCTGCCAAAGAACTTATTTTGTCGACCAATGGCTGTAAGGAGGAGTAACAAACTAAAGTTATCATCAATTTGGAATGGTATTCGAACTTACACTACCGGAGAGATTATGTTCCAACATTCAACATCAAAGAATTCACAAGCATGGACCAAGAAACGGAGCAACCAACAAAAGCGTACAACATTGAAGGCTTCACAAGCATAG